CTGGGGTCAGCGCACGTGGCCGCAGGCGTCGTCGACCGCCCCCTGCAGATCTCGCTGGATCCACCGGGTCACGGCGGCGGGTGTGTCGTCTCGACGGGCGCCGAGGTCCACCGGTTCACCCAGAGCGACAACGGGGCGGCCACCACCGGCCGGGTAGGCGATCCCGGCGGAGACCAACCACAGTCCGACACCGTCTCGCAGGGCTCGATGGGCGATGTGGCCGATCCCGGTGCCGAGCCGCTGAACCTCCGTCGGGTCGCCCTCGTTGCAGGTCCCCTCAGGAAACACCGCGATGCTGTCCCCGCGTGCCATTCGTTCGACGCAGACGGCGATCATCTGACGCCCGGCGTCGGCCGCAGCTCGCACTCCGTGGTCCTTGCTGCGAAACACCGGGATTCCACCCAGAGTGTCGATCTTCTTCCGCTGATCCGCGTCTTGGAACAGCTCGTCCTTCGCGAGGACACGCAGGCTGCCTATCCGGCGCCGCAGCGGTGACCGGAAGCCCGCAGCTGCGAGGACCAACGGGTCGCGCTCGGAGACATGATTCGCCGCGATGAGCAGCGGAGCCCCGCTGCGCACGGTGCGGTCGATCGCCTCCCGCGAACGAAAGCGCACGACCGGCCGGATTCGGGCGGCGAGCACCGCGTACATCATTCGCGCCCGGGCGCGGTCCTGCTGATGGGTCCGGTAGTGCTCGTATACCGCCTGTGCCTCGGACAGCTCGACCTTCACCTAAGTTACGGTACCGTAGGTTGCGGCGCCGCGGTGCCGCAACGGGACTCCGCATGACAGCCCGGGTAGCTCCGAGGTCAGTCGGGGACGACGACCGCCCGGCCACGCAGTTCGTTCGAGGCCAACCGACGGTAGGCCTCGAGCCCGTCGTCGAGGGAGAACTTCTCGACGGCGACCTCCAGGACACCGTCGCGCGCGAGGTCGAGGACCTCGATCAGTTCGTGCCGCGCACCCCAGTACGGCGCCCGAACCGACACCTCATAGGGCTGGGTGAAAAAGCCGACCTTCGCCGCGGCGACACCGTCACCGATGCCGACGATCACGACGTCGCCCAATGTGCCGACGATTCCCATCGCGGTGTCGATGGTCGGCTGCAAGCCGACGAAGTCGAATACCGCGGTGGCGCCGACGTTTTCGGTGATCTTCCGGACATTCGCCACGGCGTCGGCATCGCTGAGAACGGTCTCATGGGCACCCACCTCGCGTGCGAACGCGAGCTTGTCCTCGCTGAGGTCGAGGGCGATGATGCGCGCCGGGGTCAGATGCCGTAACAGCTGAATCCCGATGTGCCCCAATCCGCCCGCACCGATGACGACGGCCGTGGTGCCGCCGACGAGCTTCGGCAGCGACGGTTTGATCGCGTGATACGGCGTGAGCCCCGCGTCGGTGAGCGGTACCGCTGCGATCGGGTCGAGGTCGCCGAGCGGAACGAGGTGCCGGGCGTCGTCGACGATCATGTAGTCGGCCATCGCACCTTCGTTGCCGAGCCCGGGGGGAGTGATGCCGAGTTCGGCCGCACGACTGCAGTAGTTCTCGAACCCACGCGAGCAGAAGTGACAGGTCCCGCAACCCCAGGGGCCGTAGACCGCCACCGCGGTTCCCTCGGTCAGCGACGTCACACCGCTGCCGATCTCGGCGACCACACCGGCTCCCTCGTGCCCGAGCGTCATGGGTAACGGATAGGGAAAACCCTCGGCGGGCATGTTGAGCACGAAATCTTCGGAGTGGCACGCACCGGCGGCAGTCACCTTCAACAACACCTGGCCGGGGCCGGGTGTCGGCTTGTCGACCTCGCGGAGCTCGGGCGGACTTCCTGGCTTGACGATCTGGATGGCTTTCATGCCGGACACCTCTCGGTTCGAGTCGTTGCGTGCTCTCCCGCCTTCCGGTCTACCCGCGTATGGCGATACGCGCATACGTCGGCGGGAAACCAGACGCGAATTCCTGCTGAACCGCGGCACAGGTGGACAATGCCGATCAGAAGCCGGGACGGACCACGGAGTTCGATGTCGCGGCGTGCCGGGCGTGTCGGCGGGTGCGTCAAACATCCTGTGGCAGAGTCGATCAGCCGAGACGACGGCCGGAGGCGGAAGAGGACCGGATGCACTTTGGAGTACGGGTGGACCGGACAACGCTGCGACTCCGGGTCACCATCGTCGCGACTGATTCCGAGCGGCGCACCGCACACACTGCCGGGTGGCCGGCAGGACTTCGAGGCGCTCGGCACCGATGGGTTCGCCACAGTCCTCGCACCGGCCGTAGGCACCCGCGCCGACCCGGTCCAGGGCGGCACCGATCTCGTCGAGCCGGACTCGCGACCGTTCCAGCTGCGCAACCAGATGGCCGCGTTCCACCGCGAGAGTCGAACCTTCCGGGTCGTGCTCGTCGTCGGCCGCCGCGTCGCTGGTCGCCTCGAGCACCGCGGCCAGCCGGGACGACAACGATTCGATCAGCGCGGCGGTCCGTTCCCGTTCTGCGAGCAGCACATCCCGCGACTCGTCATCCTGCCTCGAGGTCACCGTGGGCCCACCGACGTCGTCTCGCTCAGGTGCCGCAGAAGGTCTGGAAGCTGTCGCTGAACGCCTGCGGGGCCGGCGCCGCGAAGTGAGCCCATTCGGTGCGGCGTTCGAACGGATGCGTGACGGGATCCATCAGCCGCGTGAACGGTTCCAGATCGCCGTCGGTCGCGGCGCGCAAAGCGGCGTCGACCTGATGGTTGCGCGGGATGTACACCGGGTTCACGGTGTCCATCGCCTCGGCGACCGCACCGGGCTCACGACCGAGACGGGCGAGTTCACGGCGCCATCGTTCAAGCCACGGACCGATCTGCTCGCGCGGCATGAGGCTGATGATCGGGACCTGATCTCCGCGGAGTTCGTCGGCCAGCGCCCGGAAGGTGCCTGTCCAGTCCGCACGATGATCACGCATCAGGGTCAACAGGTCGGCGACCAGTTCGGGTTCGGAAAACGCTTCTGTCAGACCGATTTTCGACGCCATGCCGGTGGCGAAATGGTGTTCGTACCGCGCCTCGTACGTGGCGAGCACGTCCGACGCCGCAGCGATCGCCTCATCGGGTGTCGGGGCCATGAGCCTGAGCAGGGTTTCGGCGAACCGCGCCAGATTCCACTTCAGGACGGCGGGCTGATTCCCGTAGGCGTATCGGCCCGCGTGGTCGATCGAGCTGAACACCGCCGACGGGTCGAAGGCGTCGAGGAAGGCGCAGGGCCCGTAGTCGATGGTCTCACCCGAGATCGTCGTGTTGTCGGTGTTCATCACGCCGTGCACGAACCCCACCAGCATCCACTGGGCCACCAGTGCGGCCTGACGTTCGAGTACGGCTTCGAAGAACGCGAGATACCGGTTGCCGTCGCCGGCCTCCGACGCTTTCGCGAGCTCCGGGTAGTGGCGGCTGATCGCATAGTCGGCGAGTTGTTGCGTCAGGCCGGTGTTCCGGATTGCGTACTCGAAGGTGCCGACACGGAGATGGCTGGCTGCGATCCGCGCCAACACCGCGCCGGGCTCGGCCCCGGTGCGCTGGATGTCTCGCCCCGTGGCCACGACCGACAGCGAACGCGTGGTCGGGATCCCCAGTGCGTGCATGGCCTCGCTGACCAGATACTCGCGCAGCATCGGCCCGACCACCGCGAATCCGTCGCCACCTCGGGAGAAGGGGGTACGCCCAGAACCCTTGAGCTGTAGATCGACTCGTCGACCGCCGCGGTCGATCAGCTCCCCGAGCAGCAACGCCCGACCGTCCCCGAGAAGCGGTGTGTACCCGCCGAATTGATGCCCCGAGTACGCGGTGGCGACAGGGACGGCATCGGCGGGCGCGGCCGCACCCGACAGAAGTGCGACACCGTCGTCGGATGTCAGTGCCGCGATGTCGAGGCCCAGGTCGTCGGCGAGTGACTCGTTGACGACGAGCAGTCGGGGGTCAGGCGTCTCGGCACCCTGCCACGGCACGGTGAAGGGCGTCAGCTCGTCGGCGAAGGTGCGCTTGAAGCCGGTGATCGCAGCACTCGTGCGGGCGGGAGTATCGGGAGAGACGGACACCCTTCGAGGGTAACCAGTTTCCGGACCGGCAAACCGGCGGCGCAGAAGGGGCGAGGGAGGAGTGTCCACCTCACTCACCCCGGACGGCGATCAGGCCGCCAGCGCCGCGCCGCAGATGCCGCAGGCCTCGAAGTTGCGCCGGTTCCACCGGGCGATCGGGATGAAGAACACGCTGAACTGGCTGTATTCACGCATCCGCGCCCACTGGGTGGTGTTGTGGCAGCGGGGACAGGTGCGGGTCTGACCTGCACCGAGATGCTTCTGCCTACGGCCATATCCGAACAAGAAGAACACACCGCCATCGTAGAGTTCGCGGCTCGCGGCGGCCGGTCATGCGCCGCGGTAGTCGATCACGGGCGGCGGACCATGAGGTCGTTCTCGGCTGTGAAACCGCATTGTTTGTACAGGTCTGTCGATGCTTCGGTCGGGTTGAGCACCACCTTCGCGTATCCACGGCCGTCCGCGGTCGCGACGGTATGCCGGACCAGTTCACGTCCGATCCCGGCACCGCGGAATGCCGGGCGGACGTACAGATGACCGAGATAACCCCATCGGCCGCCGGCGCCCTGCCGGGGACTCGGCATCCGGGCGTGTTCGGTCAAGCACACCATTCCCACAGTCATGTCGTCCGTGCCCGCGGTCCAGACCGTTCGTCGCTCATCGTCCAACCAACTCGCAACCGCGGCGACGAAGGCGGTATCGCCAAGCCACGGCCCGACGGAGCGATCGCCTTCGTACGCCCACTCCCAGCGGAGCTCGGCCACATGGTGGGAGTTCTGCGAACGTTGAATTCGTACCGCGTGCCGACCGGTCACCCACCCAGGGTGACCGATGACGGTCGGCGGCTGCGCGTCCGGCACCGCAGAAACTCCGCGACCACCGCCGGCCTCGCGGAGAATGGACGAGGCCGAGGTGCTCGCCATCCGTCGAGACGCGCTCGCCATCCGTCGAGACGCATCGGGTCGGCGGGCATCGGTACGCTCGGTGGTGTCCGTTTTGTCGGCCTGACGTCACCGCCACCGGGCTGCGGACTCGCGAAACCGGAGGGAAGCATGGAAGCACTGATCCTGATCGCCGTCATCGTCGTGATCGTCGTCGGGGTGGTGGTGTTCGCCCAACAGCGTTCCGGCGCCAACGCGGCCCGCACCCTCGAGGACGCGAAAGCCGACGCACGACAGGTGATAGAACGTCTGGGCGGCCAGGTGTTCATGCTGGTCGGCGACGGCCCGGCATCGAAACAGGCGCTGGCCGACGCGGGGGAGCGATACACCGCGGCGGGGTCTCAGATCGAGCAGGCCAATTCGCCGGTGCAGGCGCGGCTGGCCAAACAGACTGCGATCGAGGGGCTCTACTACATCCGTGCGGCCCGGGCCGCCATGGACCTCGACCCAGGTCCGGCGATCCCCGAGCTCGACGGGCAGAAGAGTGCCGGTGCGGTCACCGAGGACCGGACCGTGGAGTTCGAGGGACGAAAGGTCGCGGCATCGCCCAACCCGTCGGAGCAGACGCCCAACTACTATCCCGGTGGCCGCGTCGCGGGCAGGCCGGTACCCGCCGGTTGGTACTCCGAGCCGTGGTGGAAACCGGCTCTCGTTGCCGGCGCCTGGGGACTCGGATCGATGTTCCTGTTCTCGGCAATGTTCTCCGGCATGGCGGGCGTTCCCTACGACGCGCAGTCCTTCGAGAGTGGCGCCGGCGACGGTTCCGACGGTGGCGCCCTGGAAGGCGGTGACTCCGGCGACTTCGGCGGTGGTGACTCCGGTGACTTCGGCGGGGGAGATTTCGGTGGCGGCGACTTCGGCGGGGGAGGCGACTTCGGCGGTGGCGACTTCGGGGGGTTCTGAGCGGCTGCCCTCCGAGTGACTCGGCTTCGCTTGCCGGGCGTCAGGTCGCCGTGGGTGCCGCGACGACGGACAGCAACCGGAGCTTCTCGGCACTCGCACTGCCCGGGGTCGCGGTGTAGACGAGCAGCGAATGCGAACACCGCGGGTCGACCAAGATCTGGCAACTCAGCTCGATCAATCCCACCTCGGGGTGCACGTACCTCTTGGTCTCGCGAGGAGCTATACCCACTTCGTGCCGTGCCCAGATCTCGCGGAACTCCTCGCTCTCGCCTGTGAGCCGTTCCGCGAGCGACGCCGCATACGACTGCGGGCCTCGTAGCGCAGCCACTCCTCGTAGTCCGGATACGTACATACGTGAGTAGAAGTCGTGGTCGTCGGACGGATGCAATTGGCGAGCCCGCGGATCGGTGAAACACCGATAGCCGATGCTCCGCGCCGGCCCGTCGAACCGCATGAGGTCGCCGACCAGTGCCACCCCGAGTCGGTTCTGGCGCAACGTCTCGCCGAGTTCGGTGACGATCTCGGCCGGGGTGTCGGCGAGCCGGTCGAAGATCCGCATCATGCCCGGGGAGATGTGCTCGCGGTCGGGTCCGCGCATGGGCGGCCGGTGGCCGGCGAGGTGGAACAGGTGGTCTCGCTCCTCGACGGAGAGGTGGAGGCCCTGTGCGATGGCGGCCACCATTTGTGGCGACGGCTGCGGGCCGCGCTCGCGTTCGAGTCGTGAGTAGTAGTCGGCGGACATGTGACACAGGGCAGCCACCTCTTCGCGACGGAGTCCACCTGTGCGACGGCGCTGCCCGCGAGGCAGTCCGACGTCCTCGGGCTGAAGGGCGGCACGCCTCACCCGAAGGAAGTCAGCGAGACCGGGTCGATCGATCATTCGGCCATTCTTGCGCGCCCGGAACCGCGGAGCCACGGATCGACAGGCCGTGGATAACGGTGCGGACCGCCACAAGACTGGAAGCGAGAACATTCCGAGTCCGTCAGGAGCTCCGCATGACACGAAACAGCAGATACAGCCTGTCCATCCCCGATCTCACGGGCCGTCGAGCGGTCGTGACCGGCGCGAGTGACGGCATCGGGTGGGAGATCGCGAATGCGCTCGCCGGCGCCGGTGCGGAAGTGGTCGTGCCGGTGCGTGATCCGAACAAGGGGGCGAGGGCGGTCGAGCGCATTCGTGATCGTCACCCCGCCGCCACACTCACGATGGAGGACGTCGACCTGTCATCGATGGCATCGGTCGAGGCGCTTGCCGGCAGGCTCCGGGCGGACGGCACACCGATCGACATCCTGATCAACAACGCCGGGATCATGACTCCGCGGAAACGCCTGACCACAGGCGATGGATTCGAGGTCCAGTTCGGCACCAACCACCTAGGACACTTCGCCCTGACCGTCGCGGTGCTTCCGCTGCTCCGGTCCGGGAAGGCGCGGGTGGTCTCGCAGACGAGCATCGCGGCAAAACGAGGCTCGATCAATTGGGATGATCTGAACTGGGAGCGCCACTACGACGCAATGAAGGCCTACCGCCAGTCCAAGATCGCGTGCGCGCTGTTCGGACTCGAACTCGGACGCCGAAGTCGCGCTGCCGGTTGGGATGTGACGAGCGTGATCTCCCATCCGGGCGTCGCCCCGACCAGCCTTCTCGCCGCTCGTCCTGAGGTCGGCAGGACCGCGCCGACGAGCGGCCGGCGGGTGATCGAGTGGATGTCGCGGCACGGTGTCGGTGTGGGCACCGTCGAAACCGCTGCCCTCCCAGCACTGATGGCGGCGACGCAGCCGGAGACGCCCGATGATGCGTTCTTCGGACCACAGTGGCCCGGTGACGCCGGCGGGCCGCCCGGATTACGGCAACCGTGGCAACCGTTCCGTGATCGCGAAGCGGCATCGCGTCTGTGGGCGGTGTCTGAACAGCTCACCCGGGTGACAGCGGGCTGAAGACGGGCCTCCTGGCGCCGATGTGCGATCGTCAAGTGGTGTGTGCCACCTGCGGACCGAAGTCGACGCAGGTGACACACCGGCAATGAGCACTTGTGGTGCTTTCCACTTAAGGTCTGAGGGACGCCCGGTTCAGGGGAAGAGCGTAAGGAATGTCGCTGCCGAGGTGGCGCACAACAGCGCCGCGATCGTGACGCCGGCATAAGCGTGATCGGCAATCGGGGTCTCGCGTGCCTTGACCGACGATGTGCGTGTCGGAGTGCTGGCCTCTGTCACAAATTGTCCCTCCGAAGACCCGTTACCGTCCCCGAGAACATTAGGGCCGCGAACGTTCACCCGAGACCCGCCGGCGACGTTCGAGGCCACAACGATGCTGTGGGTCACGAAACGATAACGGTCGCAAGTACTAGGTTTCAACTGCACGAACGGTGAAGCGCCGACGGCGCGACGCAGTGATGGGTAACGCGGATTCGCACGCATGTGCGACAATGGCGCGGTGAGTTCACAGACGAGGGCCGGCTTGAGTCCCGACGACCTGGAGTCGCTGTCCGCGGCACTCGCGGCCGGTAAGCGAGCCACGGTCTATCTGCGCGATGCGATGCCATCGCTGAACCTGGAGGCCGGCGCCTCGGCGCGAGTCGTGTCGATCGACGGTACGACAGTGACGGTGAGCCCGAGGGGCGTCGACGACCAGTTGCCCTTCGAAGCCGACGAACTGCGACGTAACCGACCGGCGGCCGCCACCACTGCGACCGCTGCGGTTCGTCGACGCACACCGGAACCGGCGCCCCCGAAGCCACAACCGACGTCGTCATCGAAAACAGTTGTCGAGGAATCGAATTCCGCCCGCCCGTCCCGAAAGGCGCGTCCTGCGACGGATGCCCCGCCGAGGGCGGCGGAGTCGGCGCCGGCGCCTGCGACGACCAGGCCGTCGCGAAAGGCCAAGACGCCGACCGCGCCGACCACGGTCACCATCACCGCGGCAGGGGAGAGCACGTGGACGCTGTCGGTTGCGGTCGGAACCAGAAAGCTGGCGAAACCCGTCGAGATCACCGCCGACCGGGTGGCCCGGGCGATGCGGGAGCTCGATGACGAGACCGCGATCGCCGCGGTCGACGCCGTCATCGAATCGGCCCGAACGGCCGCGCAACGCCGCATCGACGAACTCAGTCAGGAACTCGAAGCCGCGCGGGCCGCGCCGGCCAACCTCGACGGGTCCGTCGACGACCAGCGCGGCCTCGCTCGCTGAGGAGCGCCCGGAGCTTTGCGAGGGCGACGCACCCTGCCCCCTAATCCCGAGGAACGACCTACCCCCTGCTCCCTGAGGAGCTCCCGGAGCTTGCGGAGGGCGACCCACCCTGCTCCCTGAGGAGCGCCCGGAGCTTGCGGAGGGCGCGTCACGAAGGGCCCCGTCAGGCCTGCCGGTCCCGGAACCGGTACATCGCGCGAATGTCTCGCGTGATCGCTTTGTCCCGCTTGCTCCGCTTGCTCGCCTGTCGGGCGTCGCCCCGAGCGGCCGACCACTCACTTTCCCTCAGCAGCTTGCGATAGCGTTCCAGACGGCCGGCGTCGAGCCGGCCGTCCCGGATCGCCTCCTGTACGGCACATCTCGGCTCACTGCGGTGTTCGCAATCGCGAAACGCGCACTCACGAGCCAGGTCTTCGATGTCGGCGAACGTTCGTCCGGCCGCCTCAGCGACATCCTGCACCCCGATCCCACGCAGACCAGGTGTGTCGATGAGTACCTTGCCTCCCGGCAGGAGCAGCAGCTCGCGGTGCGCCGTCGTGTGCCGACCCTTTCCGTCGACCGCACGAATCTCGTTGGCCGCCATCTGTTCACGACCGAGCAATGCGTTGGCCAGGCTCGACTTGCCGGCGCCGGACGAGCCCAGCAGGACGGCGGTACCGGTCATGGTGGACTCGAGGAGATCAACGCCTGCGCCGGTGATCGTACTCGTCGTCACGATGTCGGCGCCCGGAGCGACCGCGGCGACCATCGCCTCACCCGGAAGAGGATCGTCAACCAGATCCGACTTGGTCAACGCGATGATCGGCCGGGTGCCGGCGTCGTAGGCCAACGTCAGCAGGCGTTCCACGCGCCCGACATTCACCCTGTTCGCGACCGACACCGCGATGATCACCGTGTCGACGTTGGCGGCGAGCACCTGCCGTTCCGACGTCCGATCCGAACTCGCGCGCGCGATCGCCGTCCGACGCGGCAACAGGTGCACGATCCGGGCCTGCCCGTCGTCACGGCGCAGCACCACCCAATCGCCGGTGCACACGGACTGTTCGCGCTCCGCAGTGCGCCCGACACCGCGGATGGCGCGGACCGGACCTGATGCGGTGATGGTGTCGCACCCGCCGCGATCCACCCGTACAACGCGAGCTGGTAGCTCGTCGTCGGACGCGCGGTCGGTGTACAGAGTCGAGAAATGCTCGTCCCAGCCGAGAGCGGCGAGCTCGACGGGGAAGGACGAATTACTTGCAGTATTCACTGTTGGGGACTTTCGAGGTATGCCCGCGACCCCAGGAGTCATCCGACTCGCAACTCAGTCGGTTGTGCGAGAACGGTGTTCGAGGATCAGCAACGGGCTGGAGGAACAGGGATGGTTCGGATGCTGACGATGCCAGCGATCTCGACGGCAACCATCGACTCACCTCCAGGTCTCGTGCTGCCCCCACCGGACAGCGCGGCTCACGCTAACACCGTTCAAAAATGCCCACCACTCCTTTTCTGGCTTACGCCGCCTGCGACGCCCTTGAGACGGCTCGATACTGGACGGTCTCGACCGATCGGTCTAATATCAGACCATGCGGTCTAAGAGCGGAACCGGCGCCCGGACCTTCGCCGATGAGGCACGTCGGAAGCAGATAGTCGCCTGTGCGATGGACCTGATTGCCGACGTCGGTTACCCGCGTGCGTCATTGGCGAAGATCGCCGAGCGCGCCGATATAGCGAAGAGTGTTGTGCTGTATCACTTTCGAGACAAGGACGAGTTGGTTTCCGCGGTGGTTGAGACAGTGTTCGCCACATCTGCGAACATCATGGTCCCGCGAATTCTCTCCGCCTCGGGTGCACGCGACCGTCTCAGGGCCTACATCGAGTCGAACGGCGAGTTCCTCGACGCTCATCGACGGCCGGCCATCGCGCTTTACGAGATCTCGACGAGCTATCGGGACAGGAAAGGTCGTCGATTCGATGAGGCCATCCAGGCAGCTGTCGACGACATCGGCGTTCCCGAGCAGTTCGCTCCGCTCGATCCGTTGTCGATCCTGAGGTCAGGCATCCAAGACGGCGACTTCGTCACCGACGTGGACCCGATCGTCCTGAAGAACCTCATTCGATCGGCACTCGACGGCGCCGTCGCCGAGCTCGCGCGAGACGACACCTATGACGTGACCGCCCACACCTCCGCCCTGTCGAAGCTCGTCCTGTCCGCGATCGGAGCACCACCATGAATCCACGAATCACCATCCTGGCGTTCGGAACCCGAGGCGACGTCGCCCCGTTGACCGGTGTGGCAACCGGCCTGCGTGACCGCGTCGGCGCCACCGTCACGATCGCCGCGCAACATCCATACGAACAGATGGTCACCCGGGCTGGCCACACCTTTCGGCTGCTGCCGCGAGACACCGAGGCAGACACCCGATCCTCGACGTACGGCCAGGCAATGATCGATGGGCACCGTCTCAAACCGTCGAAAGACGCGATCAAGGGGATGCGCGACGACCTGGCGGGTGTCGGCGAGGCCATGGCCGCGGCGGCAGAAGACGCGGATCTGCTCCTCTGCGGGGGTCCCGTCGGCTCTCTGCTCGGGTGGCATGTCGCCGAGGCAGTGGGGTGCCGGAGCGCCGCCCTCGTCCTGCAACCCTCGAGTCCGACCGGCGATTTCGCACCTCCCG
The genomic region above belongs to Gordonia hongkongensis and contains:
- a CDS encoding TraR/DksA family transcriptional regulator: MTSRQDDESRDVLLAERERTAALIESLSSRLAAVLEATSDAAADDEHDPEGSTLAVERGHLVAQLERSRVRLDEIGAALDRVGAGAYGRCEDCGEPIGAERLEVLPATRQCVRCAARNQSRRW
- a CDS encoding TetR/AcrR family transcriptional regulator; protein product: MRSKSGTGARTFADEARRKQIVACAMDLIADVGYPRASLAKIAERADIAKSVVLYHFRDKDELVSAVVETVFATSANIMVPRILSASGARDRLRAYIESNGEFLDAHRRPAIALYEISTSYRDRKGRRFDEAIQAAVDDIGVPEQFAPLDPLSILRSGIQDGDFVTDVDPIVLKNLIRSALDGAVAELARDDTYDVTAHTSALSKLVLSAIGAPP
- a CDS encoding SDR family oxidoreductase, translated to MTRNSRYSLSIPDLTGRRAVVTGASDGIGWEIANALAGAGAEVVVPVRDPNKGARAVERIRDRHPAATLTMEDVDLSSMASVEALAGRLRADGTPIDILINNAGIMTPRKRLTTGDGFEVQFGTNHLGHFALTVAVLPLLRSGKARVVSQTSIAAKRGSINWDDLNWERHYDAMKAYRQSKIACALFGLELGRRSRAAGWDVTSVISHPGVAPTSLLAARPEVGRTAPTSGRRVIEWMSRHGVGVGTVETAALPALMAATQPETPDDAFFGPQWPGDAGGPPGLRQPWQPFRDREAASRLWAVSEQLTRVTAG
- a CDS encoding helix-turn-helix transcriptional regulator → MIDRPGLADFLRVRRAALQPEDVGLPRGQRRRTGGLRREEVAALCHMSADYYSRLERERGPQPSPQMVAAIAQGLHLSVEERDHLFHLAGHRPPMRGPDREHISPGMMRIFDRLADTPAEIVTELGETLRQNRLGVALVGDLMRFDGPARSIGYRCFTDPRARQLHPSDDHDFYSRMYVSGLRGVAALRGPQSYAASLAERLTGESEEFREIWARHEVGIAPRETKRYVHPEVGLIELSCQILVDPRCSHSLLVYTATPGSASAEKLRLLSVVAAPTAT
- a CDS encoding NAD(P)-dependent alcohol dehydrogenase, with the protein product MKAIQIVKPGSPPELREVDKPTPGPGQVLLKVTAAGACHSEDFVLNMPAEGFPYPLPMTLGHEGAGVVAEIGSGVTSLTEGTAVAVYGPWGCGTCHFCSRGFENYCSRAAELGITPPGLGNEGAMADYMIVDDARHLVPLGDLDPIAAVPLTDAGLTPYHAIKPSLPKLVGGTTAVVIGAGGLGHIGIQLLRHLTPARIIALDLSEDKLAFAREVGAHETVLSDADAVANVRKITENVGATAVFDFVGLQPTIDTAMGIVGTLGDVVIVGIGDGVAAAKVGFFTQPYEVSVRAPYWGARHELIEVLDLARDGVLEVAVEKFSLDDGLEAYRRLASNELRGRAVVVPD
- a CDS encoding DUF6319 family protein; this translates as MCDNGAVSSQTRAGLSPDDLESLSAALAAGKRATVYLRDAMPSLNLEAGASARVVSIDGTTVTVSPRGVDDQLPFEADELRRNRPAAATTATAAVRRRTPEPAPPKPQPTSSSKTVVEESNSARPSRKARPATDAPPRAAESAPAPATTRPSRKAKTPTAPTTVTITAAGESTWTLSVAVGTRKLAKPVEITADRVARAMRELDDETAIAAVDAVIESARTAAQRRIDELSQELEAARAAPANLDGSVDDQRGLAR
- a CDS encoding zinc-ribbon domain-containing protein; amino-acid sequence: MFFLFGYGRRQKHLGAGQTRTCPRCHNTTQWARMREYSQFSVFFIPIARWNRRNFEACGICGAALAA
- a CDS encoding lysophospholipid acyltransferase family protein; protein product: MKVELSEAQAVYEHYRTHQQDRARARMMYAVLAARIRPVVRFRSREAIDRTVRSGAPLLIAANHVSERDPLVLAAAGFRSPLRRRIGSLRVLAKDELFQDADQRKKIDTLGGIPVFRSKDHGVRAAADAGRQMIAVCVERMARGDSIAVFPEGTCNEGDPTEVQRLGTGIGHIAHRALRDGVGLWLVSAGIAYPAGGGRPVVALGEPVDLGARRDDTPAAVTRWIQRDLQGAVDDACGHVR
- the rsgA gene encoding ribosome small subunit-dependent GTPase A; protein product: MNTASNSSFPVELAALGWDEHFSTLYTDRASDDELPARVVRVDRGGCDTITASGPVRAIRGVGRTAEREQSVCTGDWVVLRRDDGQARIVHLLPRRTAIARASSDRTSERQVLAANVDTVIIAVSVANRVNVGRVERLLTLAYDAGTRPIIALTKSDLVDDPLPGEAMVAAVAPGADIVTTSTITGAGVDLLESTMTGTAVLLGSSGAGKSSLANALLGREQMAANEIRAVDGKGRHTTAHRELLLLPGGKVLIDTPGLRGIGVQDVAEAAGRTFADIEDLARECAFRDCEHRSEPRCAVQEAIRDGRLDAGRLERYRKLLRESEWSAARGDARQASKRSKRDKAITRDIRAMYRFRDRQA
- a CDS encoding GNAT family N-acetyltransferase — translated: MTGRHAVRIQRSQNSHHVAELRWEWAYEGDRSVGPWLGDTAFVAAVASWLDDERRTVWTAGTDDMTVGMVCLTEHARMPSPRQGAGGRWGYLGHLYVRPAFRGAGIGRELVRHTVATADGRGYAKVVLNPTEASTDLYKQCGFTAENDLMVRRP
- a CDS encoding protein adenylyltransferase SelO, whose amino-acid sequence is MSVSPDTPARTSAAITGFKRTFADELTPFTVPWQGAETPDPRLLVVNESLADDLGLDIAALTSDDGVALLSGAAAPADAVPVATAYSGHQFGGYTPLLGDGRALLLGELIDRGGRRVDLQLKGSGRTPFSRGGDGFAVVGPMLREYLVSEAMHALGIPTTRSLSVVATGRDIQRTGAEPGAVLARIAASHLRVGTFEYAIRNTGLTQQLADYAISRHYPELAKASEAGDGNRYLAFFEAVLERQAALVAQWMLVGFVHGVMNTDNTTISGETIDYGPCAFLDAFDPSAVFSSIDHAGRYAYGNQPAVLKWNLARFAETLLRLMAPTPDEAIAAASDVLATYEARYEHHFATGMASKIGLTEAFSEPELVADLLTLMRDHRADWTGTFRALADELRGDQVPIISLMPREQIGPWLERWRRELARLGREPGAVAEAMDTVNPVYIPRNHQVDAALRAATDGDLEPFTRLMDPVTHPFERRTEWAHFAAPAPQAFSDSFQTFCGT